In the Deinococcus proteolyticus MRP genome, one interval contains:
- a CDS encoding DNA-directed RNA polymerase sigma-70 factor: protein MTTKTKAAPRINLTAKAVLTMAKSTRPAEAVGGVLDQFQIARRAVEQEFVLLTEAQEVDLIRILDSDFTKNVKAAAGQLLFRAHAPTALLLAVQESRRYGVEFQDAMSAAYAALWQVIGRWDAGKGMSLSAFVRMALPVEFGRQRQLGEGTTQKGWKEVAVLTAMNELEGALHAPIHTGYAQVDGVNGHKTNTTAIFTGKGLNKPRVWDRAVTGYHTRELKAAKAELLELGVKLTSRRSLRAVFARPARPIRREDITPALVQAEMRRHRTVKGLPFSEKEWSLGQVKLIMDNLKTVVSYDATLNEDSETTFADLLGYEPEWDREEERVVLVRQEFTDAFKPKVAHKAIDAETINVRPNRRKFQRFAKRDFVLTFLVGTPQNWTLPQVAAIPEFSEGQLADASFIAGKLQESGLWEIAMSIPVDRFLEAHQNSDSVAFATLASNYGVRIKHAKEICRIIDVSFSEYGRDKATRLS from the coding sequence ATGACCACCAAAACCAAAGCTGCACCCCGCATCAACCTGACCGCCAAAGCCGTCCTGACCATGGCAAAGAGCACCCGCCCAGCCGAAGCGGTAGGCGGCGTTCTAGACCAGTTTCAGATCGCCCGCCGCGCTGTCGAGCAGGAGTTCGTCCTGCTTACTGAAGCGCAAGAGGTGGACCTGATCCGCATCCTGGACTCAGACTTCACCAAAAACGTCAAGGCCGCTGCCGGCCAGCTGCTGTTCCGGGCCCACGCGCCCACAGCACTGCTGCTGGCCGTGCAGGAATCCCGCCGTTATGGTGTGGAGTTTCAGGACGCCATGAGTGCCGCGTATGCCGCACTCTGGCAGGTGATAGGTCGCTGGGATGCCGGCAAAGGCATGAGCCTGTCCGCCTTCGTGCGGATGGCGCTGCCCGTTGAGTTTGGCCGCCAGCGCCAGCTCGGTGAAGGCACCACTCAGAAAGGCTGGAAAGAAGTGGCTGTGCTCACAGCCATGAACGAGCTTGAGGGTGCACTTCACGCCCCCATCCACACCGGGTACGCCCAGGTGGACGGCGTGAACGGCCACAAGACCAACACCACGGCCATCTTCACTGGCAAAGGGCTGAATAAGCCCCGCGTCTGGGACCGTGCAGTGACCGGGTACCACACCCGCGAACTGAAGGCCGCCAAAGCGGAGCTGCTGGAACTGGGCGTCAAGCTCACCAGCCGCCGCAGCCTGCGCGCCGTGTTCGCACGGCCCGCAAGACCTATTCGCCGCGAGGACATCACCCCCGCACTGGTGCAGGCCGAAATGCGCCGTCACCGCACAGTGAAGGGCCTCCCCTTCTCTGAGAAAGAATGGTCCCTGGGTCAGGTCAAGCTGATCATGGACAACCTCAAAACGGTCGTGTCTTACGACGCAACCCTGAACGAGGACAGTGAGACCACCTTCGCCGATCTCCTCGGCTATGAGCCTGAGTGGGACCGAGAAGAAGAAAGGGTGGTGCTGGTCCGGCAGGAGTTCACTGATGCGTTCAAGCCGAAAGTGGCCCACAAAGCCATTGACGCCGAGACCATCAACGTGCGCCCCAACCGCAGAAAGTTCCAGCGATTCGCCAAACGCGATTTCGTACTGACCTTTCTGGTTGGCACGCCGCAGAACTGGACTTTGCCGCAGGTGGCCGCCATCCCTGAGTTTTCTGAGGGACAGTTGGCCGACGCGAGCTTCATTGCGGGAAAACTTCAGGAATCTGGCCTGTGGGAAATTGCGATGAGCATTCCTGTGGACCGCTTTCTCGAAGCGCACCAGAATAGTGACTCGGTTGCTTTCGCCACCCTGGCCAGCAACTATGGCGTGCGCATCAAGCATGCCAAGGAGATTTGCCGCATCATCGATGTGTCCTTCTCCGAATATGGCCGCGACAAAGCCACCCGGCTGAGTTGA